From the genome of Nitrosomonas sp., one region includes:
- a CDS encoding HDOD domain-containing protein — MRPKTIVKNIRVVYSSPEVTLKIKQIIYSEKYSNAELTTLILCDPALTVQILRLANSSDYGFSRKIDTVSRAISIIGKKKLLALVSATAGFHANPDISQEHAHMESLWYRSIACGVIAQILAIKMHRKEKERFFIAGLLHAIGKFALLSQYPDESSEVLRISELGEDTVITAERRIFGFTYAELGAELLNHWQLPASIWQPVKFQFDPLNREASKIDTSLLYVALKIACNMEPTSLQARDYTDMKSKYDIEVWKQLGLNTDIIYPTVEKTSSKILDILIRIKPEVVIIY, encoded by the coding sequence ATGAGACCAAAAACAATTGTAAAAAATATCCGCGTCGTTTATTCATCACCAGAAGTTACATTAAAGATTAAACAAATAATATACTCTGAAAAATACAGTAACGCAGAATTAACAACACTGATTCTTTGTGACCCGGCATTAACTGTACAAATTTTGCGGTTGGCCAATAGTTCTGATTACGGTTTTTCACGAAAAATTGATACTGTATCTCGCGCAATTTCAATTATTGGTAAAAAAAAGCTTCTCGCACTCGTTTCAGCTACAGCGGGTTTTCATGCTAACCCGGATATTTCCCAAGAACATGCACACATGGAGTCGCTTTGGTATCGCAGCATCGCATGCGGTGTTATCGCACAAATACTTGCCATCAAAATGCATCGTAAAGAAAAAGAACGTTTTTTTATTGCCGGGCTGTTGCACGCCATCGGCAAATTTGCATTGCTTTCTCAATACCCGGATGAGTCTTCCGAAGTACTGCGCATCAGCGAATTGGGCGAAGACACCGTTATTACCGCAGAACGCAGAATCTTCGGTTTTACTTATGCCGAGTTGGGCGCAGAATTGCTTAATCATTGGCAATTGCCCGCAAGTATATGGCAGCCTGTTAAATTCCAGTTTGATCCGTTAAATCGGGAAGCCTCAAAAATTGACACCAGCCTGCTTTATGTCGCTCTAAAAATAGCCTGCAATATGGAGCCAACGTCCCTGCAAGCCCGGGATTATACTGACATGAAGTCAAAATATGATATTGAGGTTTGGAAACAATTAGGCTTAAACACTGACATCATTTATCCAACAGTCGAGAAAACAAGCTCGAAAATACTTGATATCTTAATTAGGATAAAGCCTGAAGTTGTCATCATTTATTAG
- the rimK gene encoding 30S ribosomal protein S6--L-glutamate ligase — translation MKIAILSRNAKLYSTRRLIDAATERGHDVQVLDVLRCYMNITAHNPRIHYRGEILEGFDAVIPRIGASVTFYGTAVLRQFEMMNVFPLNESVAVTRSRDKLRSLQLLARKGVGLPVTGFAHNPDDIDDLISAVGGAPLVIKLLEGTQGIGVVLAETQKAAESVIQAFMGLNANIMVQEFIKEAGGSDIRCFVVGDKVVAAMKRQAIEGEFRSNLHRGGQASLVRLTPEERSTAIRAAKIMGLNVCGVDLLRSNHGPVIMEVNSSPGLQGIENASGKDIAALIIQFIESRIKSLENTSERSKTRGKG, via the coding sequence ATGAAAATTGCAATTTTATCGCGTAACGCCAAGCTTTATTCTACCAGGAGGCTTATAGATGCAGCGACTGAGCGTGGCCATGACGTGCAAGTACTGGATGTCTTGCGGTGTTACATGAATATCACAGCGCATAATCCGAGAATCCATTATCGGGGGGAGATATTGGAAGGGTTTGATGCGGTGATACCCAGAATTGGCGCATCGGTTACTTTCTACGGCACCGCAGTATTACGGCAATTCGAAATGATGAATGTATTCCCATTGAACGAATCAGTCGCCGTGACGCGTTCAAGGGATAAATTAAGATCTTTACAGCTGCTGGCCAGGAAAGGCGTTGGCTTGCCGGTAACCGGTTTTGCGCATAATCCGGATGATATTGACGACCTGATATCCGCTGTCGGTGGCGCGCCGCTCGTAATCAAATTACTGGAAGGAACGCAAGGGATCGGTGTGGTGCTTGCCGAAACCCAGAAAGCGGCGGAAAGTGTCATTCAGGCATTTATGGGACTCAATGCAAATATTATGGTGCAGGAATTTATCAAAGAGGCGGGGGGGAGCGATATTCGCTGTTTTGTAGTGGGAGACAAAGTGGTTGCGGCAATGAAACGTCAGGCGATCGAGGGTGAATTTCGATCTAATTTACACCGTGGTGGACAGGCTTCTTTGGTGCGCCTAACGCCAGAAGAGCGCTCAACAGCCATAAGAGCAGCAAAAATAATGGGCCTGAATGTGTGTGGTGTTGATTTGTTGCGATCCAATCACGGGCCTGTCATTATGGAAGTCAATTCATCTCCCGGTCTGCAGGGGATCGAAAATGCCAGCGGTAAAGATATTGCCGCGCTGATTATTCAGTTCATTGAATCGAGAATCAAATCACTTGAAAACACATCGGAGCGATCCAAAACCCGTGGCAAAGGATAA
- a CDS encoding NADP oxidoreductase → MTDHKIKIATTSLAGCFGCHMSFLDMDEKLAILSEYIEFNRSPFTDIKHCEPSDIGLIEGGVCTAENVHVLREFRTHCRILVAVGACAITGGVPAMRNYFDLRDCLEEAYLHGAGITNPQIPNDTELPLLLDKVYPVGDVVKIDYFLPGCPPPADAFLQLLLPLLDGKAPQMTGEKLHYD, encoded by the coding sequence ATGACTGACCACAAAATCAAAATAGCCACAACTTCACTGGCTGGGTGTTTTGGTTGTCATATGTCTTTTCTGGATATGGATGAAAAGCTGGCGATATTGAGTGAATATATCGAATTCAATCGTTCGCCTTTTACCGATATCAAACACTGTGAACCCAGCGATATCGGTTTGATTGAAGGCGGTGTTTGTACTGCAGAGAACGTGCATGTGTTGCGAGAATTCCGCACCCATTGCAGAATCCTCGTTGCTGTCGGTGCATGCGCCATTACAGGCGGTGTGCCCGCGATGCGAAACTATTTTGATTTGCGTGACTGTCTCGAAGAAGCCTATCTTCATGGAGCGGGAATCACAAATCCACAAATTCCAAACGATACAGAACTACCGCTATTGCTGGATAAAGTCTACCCAGTCGGTGATGTGGTGAAAATCGATTATTTCCTACCCGGTTGTCCGCCACCGGCTGATGCGTTTTTACAGCTGCTGTTGCCATTACTGGATGGGAAAGCACCACAAATGACCGGTGAAAAACTGCATTACGATTAA
- a CDS encoding MEKHLA domain-containing protein: MIEQTDWENPQMLQWCQNMLDSYAHWIKHELIPRTGSSCDQAENLFNCSFVVVSHALQDDPVLNYGNRVALNLWEMDWHQFTQTPSRLTAEPVNREERARMLLQAKEQGYISDYRGVRISRTGKRFFVDHAIIWNVINPDRAVIGQAATFSTWRFL; encoded by the coding sequence ATGATCGAACAAACCGATTGGGAAAACCCTCAAATGTTGCAGTGGTGTCAAAATATGTTAGATAGTTATGCCCACTGGATTAAACACGAATTAATACCAAGAACAGGTTCTTCCTGCGACCAGGCAGAAAACTTGTTTAACTGCTCTTTTGTTGTTGTTTCCCATGCGCTACAGGATGATCCGGTGCTAAATTATGGTAATCGGGTGGCGTTAAATCTGTGGGAGATGGACTGGCACCAATTTACACAGACACCTTCTCGTTTAACTGCCGAACCTGTAAATCGAGAAGAACGCGCCAGAATGTTGTTGCAGGCAAAAGAACAAGGCTATATCTCAGATTATCGTGGCGTAAGAATATCCCGTACTGGAAAACGGTTTTTTGTTGATCATGCCATTATCTGGAACGTCATTAATCCCGATAGAGCGGTTATTGGTCAGGCTGCAACATTTTCAACATGGCGATTCTTGTAA
- a CDS encoding succinylglutamate desuccinylase/aspartoacylase family protein, translating to MVSELIINDETVAPGCRVTIDLPLPRLYTHTLMTMPVHVIRGKKQGPRLFVSAAIHGDELNGVEIIRRLLKQPVLSKLRGDLIAIPMVNVYGIIHHSRYLPDRRDLNRSFPGSKKGSLAARIADLFMTEIVEKCTHGIDLHTGAIHRSNLPQVRANLDDAETMLLAKSFHVPVLLNANFRDGSLREAASEFGIPMLLYEAGEALRFDEVSIRAGLRGILGVLRHMGMLPPSKNRKYSGQEPFVARSSQWIRAPRSGIFRVAKSLGEKIKFKDTLGSINDPVSNLEVPVVSPCNGLIIGRSELPLVHEGEAIYHIAQFEDNREVAEHIEIFQESITPELKAEEEKGPA from the coding sequence ATGGTTTCAGAGCTTATTATCAATGACGAAACAGTCGCGCCTGGCTGTCGGGTCACAATTGATCTGCCGCTTCCCAGACTCTATACCCATACGCTGATGACGATGCCGGTTCATGTGATACGGGGTAAAAAACAGGGACCGAGATTATTTGTCAGTGCTGCCATTCACGGCGATGAGCTCAATGGGGTAGAAATTATACGGCGATTGCTGAAACAACCTGTGTTAAGCAAGTTGCGAGGTGACTTGATCGCTATTCCTATGGTGAACGTTTACGGTATCATTCATCATTCAAGATATTTGCCCGATCGGCGAGATTTGAACCGGTCTTTTCCTGGATCAAAAAAAGGCTCTCTAGCAGCGCGAATAGCTGATCTGTTCATGACAGAGATTGTAGAAAAATGCACACATGGAATTGACTTGCACACTGGAGCCATTCATCGTAGCAATCTGCCACAGGTTCGTGCAAACCTTGACGATGCGGAAACAATGCTTCTGGCAAAATCATTTCACGTTCCGGTTTTACTGAATGCAAATTTCCGCGATGGGTCATTAAGAGAAGCTGCTTCTGAATTCGGCATTCCAATGCTGTTATATGAAGCGGGTGAAGCCTTAAGGTTTGATGAAGTTTCTATCCGGGCAGGCCTTCGTGGAATATTAGGTGTTTTAAGGCATATGGGCATGCTGCCGCCCAGCAAAAACCGTAAATATTCTGGACAAGAACCTTTTGTGGCCCGATCCAGTCAATGGATAAGGGCGCCAAGGAGTGGCATTTTTAGGGTAGCCAAGTCTTTGGGAGAAAAAATAAAATTTAAAGATACGCTGGGTTCCATCAATGATCCGGTTTCAAATCTGGAAGTACCGGTAGTTTCTCCATGCAATGGCTTAATTATTGGTCGTTCCGAATTGCCATTGGTTCACGAAGGGGAAGCGATCTATCATATTGCCCAGTTTGA
- a CDS encoding DUF1614 domain-containing protein → MILVFSLFGSVVNLPVCRIRSDAFPSPIVQQKHWGIFRIPPQPFQNETLISVNLGGCLIPTALSVYLFENSELTLITALTGISIIAVISYFFSRPIPGVGIGMPILIAPISAALVGIFLEPELSAPLAYISGTLGVLIGADLLHLKSIPRLGAPHASIGGAGTFDGIFITGIVAAILA, encoded by the coding sequence ATGATATTGGTGTTTTCACTGTTTGGAAGCGTGGTCAACTTGCCCGTTTGCCGCATCAGATCAGATGCCTTTCCCTCGCCAATAGTGCAGCAGAAGCATTGGGGAATTTTTAGAATACCGCCACAGCCATTCCAGAATGAAACACTGATTTCAGTGAACCTGGGTGGTTGTCTGATACCGACAGCACTTTCTGTTTATCTTTTTGAAAATAGTGAGTTAACTTTGATTACTGCCTTGACCGGTATTTCGATTATCGCAGTTATCAGTTATTTCTTCAGCCGTCCCATTCCAGGAGTCGGAATAGGCATGCCCATACTGATTGCGCCGATCAGTGCAGCACTGGTGGGCATTTTTCTGGAGCCCGAACTCAGTGCTCCACTGGCCTACATCAGTGGGACGCTGGGCGTACTGATAGGTGCGGATTTGCTGCATTTGAAATCAATCCCCCGGTTAGGTGCGCCGCATGCATCCATCGGCGGGGCAGGCACTTTTGACGGCATTTTTATTACCGGCATTGTGGCGGCGATATTGGCCTGA
- a CDS encoding 2Fe-2S iron-sulfur cluster-binding protein, translating into MANNEHTITIDGTEIHFKAGQTIMDAALSAKIYIPHLCHYPGLTPSGNCRLCVVELNGKHVTACTTQAQFGQQIRNQTPELHAARMAITQMLFVEGNHICPSCEKSGNCKLQAMGYYLGMRDEHYPQFNPRREMDASHPAVLLDRSRCILCDLCVRASREVDGKNVFAIAGRGIHAHLIVNSASGKLGDSDIAVDDVAANICPVGAILIKEKGYVTPIGRRIYDQRMISEVAFDEHVPEHEEHGND; encoded by the coding sequence ATGGCGAATAACGAGCATACAATTACTATAGACGGCACGGAAATTCATTTCAAAGCGGGTCAGACGATCATGGATGCGGCCTTGTCCGCAAAAATTTATATTCCGCATTTGTGTCATTATCCAGGGTTGACGCCTTCGGGAAACTGCCGGTTATGCGTTGTTGAATTAAATGGCAAACATGTTACCGCGTGTACGACGCAAGCTCAGTTCGGGCAACAGATTCGCAATCAGACGCCGGAACTGCATGCCGCCCGCATGGCGATAACTCAAATGTTGTTTGTCGAAGGGAATCACATTTGCCCGTCGTGTGAAAAATCAGGTAATTGCAAGCTTCAGGCCATGGGGTATTATCTCGGCATGCGTGATGAGCATTATCCACAATTTAACCCGCGCCGTGAAATGGATGCGTCGCACCCGGCTGTTTTGCTGGATCGCAGTCGCTGTATTTTATGCGATTTATGTGTCCGCGCCAGCCGCGAAGTCGACGGCAAAAACGTATTTGCAATTGCCGGGCGTGGAATTCATGCACACCTGATTGTCAATTCAGCCAGTGGCAAGCTGGGCGACAGCGATATTGCCGTTGATGATGTGGCGGCAAATATCTGCCCCGTAGGCGCGATACTGATCAAGGAAAAGGGATATGTGACGCCTATCGGCAGGCGAATTTACGATCAGCGTATGATCAGTGAAGTGGCTTTTGATGAACATGTTCCTGAGCACGAAGAACACGGCAATGACTGA
- a CDS encoding RimK/LysX family protein has translation MKKATSTQIPIIGWREWLALPDLRIPRIKAKVDTGARTSALHAFWIDAYKKNNQPWIRFAIHPIQNSIETVIECDALVKDRRIVTDSGGHKQRRYVIETPVCLGAYVYAVELTLTQRDTMKFRMLLGRTAINNRFLVDPAASFLLGRL, from the coding sequence ATGAAAAAAGCAACAAGCACGCAAATTCCGATTATTGGATGGAGAGAATGGCTGGCACTGCCAGACTTGAGAATTCCAAGAATAAAGGCAAAAGTGGATACCGGGGCTCGAACATCTGCACTGCATGCTTTTTGGATTGATGCGTATAAAAAAAACAATCAACCGTGGATCAGGTTTGCAATCCACCCCATCCAAAACAGTATTGAAACAGTTATTGAATGTGATGCGCTGGTGAAAGACAGGCGCATTGTGACAGATTCTGGCGGACATAAACAACGCCGCTATGTCATTGAAACGCCAGTATGCCTGGGTGCTTATGTTTATGCTGTGGAATTGACGTTGACCCAGCGTGATACAATGAAATTTCGTATGTTGCTTGGCCGTACCGCCATCAATAATCGTTTTCTGGTGGATCCCGCTGCATCCTTTCTGCTAGGGCGATTGTAA
- a CDS encoding Ni/Fe hydrogenase subunit alpha produces the protein MTTGQSSESASKKGVRRIAIDPVTRVEGHGKITLLLDSDNHIREARFHIVEFRGFEKFIQGRPYWEVPFFVQRLCGICPVSHQLAAAKAVDQLAGVDRLTPTATKLRRLLHFGQILQSHALHFFHLTSPDFLFGFGSDPVRRNIVGVLEKHPEIALQGVKLRKYGQQIIEAITGKRVHGTGTLPGGMNKPLTTGWRDALLADIENILLWSGNAVKLNEQIHTANPEHADFATFPSNYLSLTGEKGELELYHGELRARYPDGAFIFDQFDYCDYQQILREEVRSWSYMKFPYLHQLGKDHGWYRVGPLARVNNCDRISTPRAEAERKRFRAYGHDKPIHSTLAYHWARMIEALHCAESIQNLLHDPDISGTELVAEKGDRRHEGIGVIEAPRGTLFHHYQVNDEGIVTRANLIVSTTSNNQAMNESIRIVANRYLDGREITEGLLNHLEVAVRAYDPCLSCATHALGKMPLQVELVDARGALIHRLVKNSDGQYEQCITIQGGNY, from the coding sequence ATGACGACAGGTCAATCATCGGAATCCGCTTCAAAGAAAGGTGTGCGGCGTATTGCCATTGATCCCGTAACGCGCGTTGAAGGGCATGGGAAAATCACGCTGCTGCTGGATAGCGACAATCATATCCGGGAAGCACGCTTTCATATTGTCGAGTTTCGCGGTTTTGAGAAATTTATCCAGGGACGGCCCTATTGGGAAGTGCCTTTTTTCGTGCAGCGTTTATGCGGCATTTGTCCCGTCAGTCATCAACTGGCGGCGGCCAAGGCAGTTGACCAACTGGCCGGTGTCGACCGGCTGACGCCAACGGCAACCAAATTGCGCCGCCTGCTGCATTTCGGTCAAATTCTGCAATCGCATGCACTGCATTTCTTTCATTTGACTTCGCCCGACTTTTTGTTTGGTTTCGGCAGCGATCCCGTGCGGCGCAATATCGTGGGTGTGCTGGAAAAGCATCCTGAAATAGCGCTGCAGGGCGTAAAGCTACGCAAATATGGCCAGCAGATTATTGAGGCGATTACAGGCAAGCGCGTTCATGGCACCGGGACACTGCCCGGCGGCATGAATAAACCGCTGACAACCGGCTGGCGTGATGCCTTACTGGCCGATATTGAAAATATACTGCTATGGAGCGGAAACGCCGTAAAACTGAACGAGCAGATTCATACAGCCAATCCCGAACATGCCGATTTTGCCACTTTCCCTTCCAATTATCTTAGTCTGACCGGTGAAAAAGGCGAACTGGAGCTTTACCACGGCGAGCTGCGTGCGCGTTATCCCGACGGCGCGTTTATTTTCGATCAGTTCGACTACTGCGATTATCAACAGATTTTGCGCGAAGAAGTGCGTTCCTGGAGTTACATGAAATTTCCATATTTGCATCAGCTTGGAAAAGATCACGGCTGGTACCGGGTTGGTCCGCTTGCACGCGTCAATAACTGTGACCGTATTTCCACACCGCGTGCAGAAGCTGAGCGCAAGCGTTTCAGGGCATATGGACATGACAAACCGATACACAGCACACTGGCCTATCACTGGGCGCGCATGATCGAGGCGTTGCACTGTGCCGAATCGATCCAGAACCTGCTTCACGATCCCGATATCAGCGGAACCGAACTGGTTGCCGAAAAAGGCGACAGGCGTCATGAAGGCATCGGTGTCATTGAAGCACCCAGAGGCACTTTATTCCACCACTATCAGGTCAACGACGAAGGCATTGTCACCCGTGCAAACCTGATCGTATCAACCACCAGTAACAACCAGGCAATGAATGAATCCATTCGCATCGTGGCTAACCGGTATCTCGACGGGCGCGAAATTACCGAAGGGCTGCTCAACCATCTCGAAGTTGCAGTGCGGGCCTACGACCCCTGCCTGTCGTGCGCAACGCATGCACTGGGTAAAATGCCGTTGCAGGTGGAACTGGTTGATGCAAGGGGTGCGTTGATTCATCGGTTGGTTAAGAATAGTGATGGTCAATATGAGCAATGTATTACAATTCAGGGCGGCAATTATTAA
- a CDS encoding HDOD domain-containing protein, giving the protein MEPHAVATSVKSIFSLPEVVLKINELINSGDTTNSELEQTILNDPALTAKLLKFANSAYFGFPKKIETVSNAIALIGHRELRNLAIASSVTSVFKGIPSDLVDMESFWHHSVSTGVIARLMAYDINCRERIFIAGLLHSIGKLILFSQFPDESSKILSSNQDEESVIIAEQQVFGFTYAELSAAFLNEWSLPESIWKIVASQLDPANAEQFKTDAYILHSAVKIASHKQKHQGHSIKHDEIQSLCKPDVWENLGINTEVIELINSVAELQINDMFNCIKPSTV; this is encoded by the coding sequence ATGGAACCACATGCTGTCGCGACAAGCGTAAAATCAATTTTTTCATTACCCGAGGTTGTTTTAAAAATCAACGAACTCATCAATTCAGGAGATACCACCAATAGTGAATTGGAACAAACCATTCTGAATGACCCGGCGTTAACGGCCAAACTGCTGAAATTTGCGAATAGCGCTTATTTTGGGTTTCCCAAAAAAATTGAAACCGTATCAAATGCGATCGCCCTCATTGGGCACAGGGAACTGCGCAATCTTGCCATCGCCTCGTCAGTGACATCTGTTTTTAAAGGCATCCCTTCAGACCTGGTAGACATGGAATCATTCTGGCACCATAGTGTCAGCACGGGGGTCATTGCCCGTTTAATGGCATATGATATCAATTGCCGTGAACGTATTTTCATCGCCGGACTTTTACATAGCATAGGAAAATTAATCTTGTTTAGTCAATTCCCAGACGAATCAAGTAAAATCTTGAGCAGCAACCAGGATGAGGAATCCGTTATCATTGCCGAACAGCAGGTTTTTGGTTTTACCTATGCCGAACTCAGTGCAGCTTTTTTGAACGAATGGAGTCTGCCGGAAAGTATCTGGAAAATTGTTGCATCTCAACTTGACCCAGCCAATGCAGAGCAATTCAAAACCGATGCATATATCTTGCATTCAGCGGTTAAAATTGCGAGTCATAAACAAAAACATCAAGGCCATAGCATCAAACACGATGAAATACAGTCCTTATGCAAACCAGATGTATGGGAAAACCTGGGAATAAATACCGAAGTTATCGAACTGATCAATTCCGTTGCAGAACTTCAGATCAATGACATGTTCAATTGCATCAAACCGTCTACAGTTTAG
- a CDS encoding Crp/Fnr family transcriptional regulator — MNNTKSKLIDDFFECDLRELQKDYPSIREINISNKAFLYHQGDHRSELFWIKSGIGKLSHLTEQGTEITIAIFEKGDVIGCLQNNSVFQEIEESAQALGEVNVYSIAYNDFKALMSRQPELAWYVFEKIYTRKQKVERKLRTTLTQPVEMRVIATLLELAEMFGIECTHGYALEIHLTQQEVADLAGASRSVVSTILNDFRNRGMLDYTRDQICINDVALTRLCKQT, encoded by the coding sequence ATGAACAACACTAAATCAAAATTAATTGACGATTTTTTCGAGTGTGATTTGAGAGAATTACAGAAGGATTACCCATCCATCCGGGAAATCAATATTTCGAACAAAGCTTTTCTTTACCATCAAGGTGATCACCGCTCCGAGTTGTTCTGGATAAAAAGTGGTATCGGCAAGCTCTCTCATTTAACAGAGCAGGGAACCGAAATTACCATTGCTATTTTTGAGAAGGGAGATGTCATTGGTTGTTTGCAGAATAATTCTGTGTTCCAAGAAATAGAAGAGAGTGCACAAGCACTTGGTGAAGTTAATGTGTATAGCATAGCATACAACGATTTCAAGGCTCTGATGTCTCGTCAACCAGAATTGGCATGGTATGTTTTTGAGAAGATATATACCCGAAAGCAGAAAGTCGAACGTAAGTTACGAACTACCCTGACACAACCAGTTGAGATGCGTGTTATAGCTACTTTATTAGAATTAGCTGAGATGTTTGGAATAGAGTGTACTCATGGGTATGCATTGGAAATTCATCTAACTCAACAAGAAGTGGCAGATTTGGCTGGAGCAAGTCGTTCGGTGGTAAGCACAATTTTGAATGATTTCAGAAACCGTGGAATGCTTGACTATACGCGTGATCAGATTTGTATTAATGATGTTGCACTCACTAGACTTTGTAAACAAACTTAA
- a CDS encoding NAD(P)H-dependent oxidoreductase subunit E — protein sequence MNQYPNHCVDFYASHVLHRLYEIQHTERHISAESMTRVANEFKMSASQVASVVSFYAFFYPEPVGFYHILFSNCTSCGYQVGQLNLLEKICRLLSVVAGKTRGDGWVSVGETSCIGMCDHGPSMLINGMPLVWLDDERITQISCLISEQKPLEQWPVEWFRVESSIRKHGLLLSETVQPGSSLKKVLASAPQQILNHIIDSGLRGRGGAGFDTGKKWQFCRDSAGEARYVVCNADEGEPGTFKDRVLLENNADALFEGMAICAYVIGAKKGYLYLRGEYRYLLDHLQNVLKRRYAKSLLGQSIVGQAGFDFDIEIVVGAGAYICGEESALIESLEGKPGIPRIRPPFPVTRGYLGQPTVVNNVETLIAAAHIAKNGRDWFKSMGTEESTGSKILSVSGDCRKPGVYEYPYGVSIQQVLDDCEADNVQAVQIGGPAGTMVARKDFSRQISFEDLSTGGSFLVFGENCDLLSVNQNFARFFAHESCGFCTPCRVGTSLLTSSWQKIMDGRATSLDIHEIKQLSALVKRYSHCGLGHTAANHILDSLQQFSERVEKRLTRKTFTPQIDLDAALEAARKMTERNDADAHLE from the coding sequence ATGAATCAATATCCTAATCATTGTGTTGATTTCTATGCGTCGCATGTGCTGCACAGGTTATATGAAATTCAGCATACCGAGCGCCACATTTCGGCCGAATCAATGACGCGGGTTGCCAATGAATTCAAGATGTCGGCCAGTCAGGTTGCTTCGGTTGTCAGTTTTTATGCATTTTTTTACCCGGAACCCGTTGGTTTTTATCATATCCTGTTCAGCAATTGCACGAGTTGTGGATACCAGGTCGGTCAGCTCAATCTGTTGGAAAAAATTTGCCGGCTATTATCGGTTGTAGCCGGAAAAACACGCGGAGATGGATGGGTAAGTGTCGGTGAGACTTCCTGTATCGGCATGTGCGATCATGGCCCATCCATGCTGATTAATGGCATGCCGCTGGTCTGGCTTGATGACGAAAGGATAACGCAGATTTCCTGTTTGATCTCGGAACAAAAACCACTTGAACAATGGCCGGTTGAATGGTTCCGGGTTGAATCCAGCATCCGAAAACATGGATTGTTGCTCAGCGAAACGGTACAACCTGGAAGCAGTTTAAAAAAAGTACTGGCCAGTGCGCCACAACAAATACTCAATCACATTATTGATTCCGGTTTGCGCGGACGGGGCGGCGCTGGATTCGATACCGGCAAGAAGTGGCAGTTTTGCCGCGACTCGGCGGGAGAAGCGCGCTATGTTGTTTGTAACGCAGACGAAGGGGAGCCCGGCACGTTCAAGGATCGTGTTTTGCTGGAAAACAATGCAGATGCACTGTTTGAGGGTATGGCCATATGCGCCTATGTCATTGGGGCCAAAAAGGGATATCTTTATTTGCGGGGGGAATACCGTTATTTGCTGGATCATCTGCAAAATGTGCTTAAACGCCGGTATGCGAAGAGCCTGTTAGGGCAATCCATAGTCGGGCAGGCCGGATTCGATTTCGATATTGAAATTGTGGTCGGTGCGGGCGCGTATATCTGCGGCGAAGAATCCGCGCTGATCGAATCACTGGAAGGCAAACCGGGGATTCCCCGTATTCGTCCCCCATTTCCGGTAACCCGGGGTTATCTGGGCCAGCCTACGGTTGTCAACAATGTCGAGACACTCATTGCCGCAGCGCATATCGCAAAAAACGGTCGCGACTGGTTCAAGTCCATGGGCACGGAAGAATCAACCGGGAGCAAGATTCTGAGTGTCAGCGGTGATTGCCGGAAACCCGGTGTTTATGAGTATCCATACGGTGTCAGTATTCAACAAGTGCTGGATGATTGTGAGGCAGACAATGTTCAGGCGGTGCAAATTGGCGGGCCTGCCGGAACAATGGTCGCCAGGAAAGATTTTTCCCGGCAAATCAGTTTTGAGGATTTATCGACCGGTGGTTCATTCCTGGTATTTGGAGAAAACTGTGATCTGTTGTCGGTGAATCAGAATTTCGCCCGTTTTTTTGCGCATGAGAGCTGCGGCTTCTGCACGCCCTGCCGGGTGGGCACCAGTCTGCTGACAAGCAGTTGGCAGAAAATAATGGATGGGCGTGCAACTTCACTGGATATACATGAGATTAAACAATTGAGCGCCCTCGTCAAGCGCTATTCGCATTGTGGTCTTGGGCATACGGCAGCCAACCATATCCTGGACAGTCTGCAGCAATTTTCTGAACGCGTTGAGAAACGGTTAACGCGAAAAACGTTTACGCCCCAGATTGACCTCGATGCGGCACTGGAGGCGGCGCGAAAAATGACGGAGCGTAATGATGCAGATGCGCATCTGGAGTAG